One segment of Acetoanaerobium noterae DNA contains the following:
- a CDS encoding glycoside hydrolase family 26 protein: MKKKLTLLGLALILGLTLLPIEASAESASTVVSLNEYTNQYENYALGYSLHVYQDMKIDESAMDIRTRFVNADTTIDVYYDDFTNELDSFATYKNYGNKSLYNNPLFSVSKSRDIKVSGIKSHLIYYTRPKLSKIKNDKNYYACVEIPRTNKKVYTIIMKSSKPISDFEAIASTFKLTSSSSAMPAYKATKTITRPMSKEAKEFYDETFAQKSNLKFGIFEPTAPYDFSYLKQLQTKLDYDFPVIVRYQHMDEKFPKNEMLTAKLNNKVVELTMQTTKEQGSQEDITYKILNGEYDQYFITYANDLKSINYPVLFRLNNEMNGDWCKYSAYHYGKDADLYVELYRYIYDLFKVNGVDNAIFVWNPNERSFPNFAWNHYMSYYPGDEYVDVVGLTGYNTGNYYKGESWRSFERIYDEIYYEYANRFSQPLMITEFGSSSHGGDKPAWIQDMFTKIHKYDRIKLAVWWSGVDWDTKGNPARIYKIDESASVIEAVKNGLTRIKK; the protein is encoded by the coding sequence ATGAAAAAGAAATTGACATTATTAGGATTAGCATTAATCCTAGGGCTTACCTTACTGCCAATTGAGGCGTCTGCCGAGTCAGCATCCACAGTAGTATCGCTTAATGAGTACACCAATCAATATGAAAATTATGCTTTAGGGTACAGCCTTCATGTTTATCAAGATATGAAGATAGACGAATCTGCAATGGATATAAGAACTAGATTTGTAAATGCTGATACGACCATTGATGTTTATTATGATGATTTTACAAATGAGCTTGATAGCTTTGCAACCTATAAAAATTATGGGAATAAAAGCCTTTATAACAATCCTTTGTTTTCTGTAAGCAAATCAAGGGACATTAAAGTAAGTGGAATTAAATCACATTTGATTTACTATACTAGGCCAAAGCTATCCAAAATAAAAAATGATAAAAACTATTATGCTTGCGTAGAAATACCTAGGACAAATAAAAAGGTATACACTATAATAATGAAGTCAAGCAAGCCAATATCTGATTTTGAAGCAATTGCCAGTACTTTTAAATTGACATCCTCAAGCTCAGCTATGCCAGCTTATAAAGCTACGAAAACTATAACTAGACCTATGAGCAAAGAGGCTAAAGAATTTTACGATGAGACATTTGCTCAAAAAAGCAATTTGAAGTTCGGTATTTTTGAGCCAACTGCGCCATATGATTTTTCATATCTAAAGCAATTACAAACTAAGCTAGATTATGATTTTCCTGTTATTGTAAGATACCAGCATATGGATGAAAAATTCCCTAAAAATGAGATGCTTACGGCAAAGCTAAACAATAAGGTAGTTGAGCTTACTATGCAAACTACAAAGGAGCAAGGCTCACAGGAGGATATAACCTATAAGATTTTAAATGGAGAATATGACCAGTATTTTATTACCTACGCCAATGATTTAAAATCTATTAATTATCCTGTTTTATTTAGACTTAACAATGAGATGAACGGAGACTGGTGCAAATACAGTGCATATCATTATGGAAAAGATGCAGATTTATATGTCGAGCTATATAGATATATTTATGATTTGTTCAAAGTAAATGGAGTAGATAATGCTATTTTTGTATGGAATCCAAATGAAAGAAGCTTTCCAAACTTTGCTTGGAATCACTACATGTCATATTATCCAGGGGATGAATATGTCGATGTAGTAGGATTAACAGGATATAATACAGGAAATTACTATAAAGGAGAAAGCTGGAGAAGCTTTGAAAGAATCTACGATGAAATATATTATGAGTATGCAAATAGATTCTCTCAACCACTTATGATTACAGAATTTGGTTCTAGCTCACATGGTGGAGATAAGCCAGCTTGGATTCAAGATATGTTTACTAAGATTCACAAATATGACAGAATTAAACTTGCTGTTTGGTGGAGTGGAGTAGATTGGGATACCAAAGGCAATCCAGCTAGAATATACAAAATAGACGAATCAGCCTCAGTGATTGAAGCTGTAAAAAATGGATTGACTAGAATTAAAAAGTAA
- a CDS encoding homoserine dehydrogenase, giving the protein MKIGILGLGTVGGGVWDILSTTKFQEYDIKVKAALVRNKSKYISYEEQGLNLTLEPYEILNDPEIDTVVEVMGGIDKPYEYIKYALSQGKHVVTANKAVLAKHMEEFLALAKNHNAALLYEASVGGGIPLIKPLKQNARINNFYEISGILNGTSNFILSKMSKEGLEFADVLKQAQEKGYAEQDPSDDIDGTDMARKISVLSSTIFKKHLPLEQIQINGIRHIEKQDMDIAKKAGCDIKLIARSTYEDNNYKAAVEPVILKQNSIFAQVSDAYNIGMAKGDNLSEVSFYGEGAGRYATANAVVSDLLDIYNLEAIEHLAVDFSSTKVNPILADYYVRLNDTNKIEELKAKLSAYNLINLHKGAFIAEKITSSEIKNYADEINVANQNYFIARLDDALIPSELL; this is encoded by the coding sequence ATGAAGATAGGCATTTTAGGTTTAGGTACAGTTGGCGGAGGAGTATGGGATATTCTATCCACCACAAAGTTTCAAGAATATGATATAAAAGTTAAAGCTGCTCTAGTTAGAAATAAAAGCAAATATATCTCTTATGAAGAGCAAGGCCTGAATTTGACCTTAGAGCCTTACGAAATATTAAACGATCCTGAGATTGATACTGTAGTAGAGGTTATGGGTGGAATTGATAAGCCTTATGAATATATAAAGTATGCATTATCCCAAGGTAAGCATGTAGTGACTGCCAATAAAGCAGTTCTAGCAAAGCACATGGAGGAATTCTTAGCTCTAGCTAAAAACCATAACGCAGCACTTTTATATGAAGCAAGTGTAGGTGGAGGAATACCTCTTATTAAGCCTTTAAAGCAAAATGCGAGAATAAATAACTTTTATGAGATTTCTGGGATTTTAAATGGAACTAGCAATTTTATTTTGAGCAAAATGTCAAAAGAAGGCCTGGAGTTTGCAGATGTATTAAAGCAGGCTCAAGAAAAAGGCTATGCTGAGCAAGACCCTTCAGATGATATCGATGGTACTGATATGGCAAGAAAGATTTCAGTGCTTTCTAGTACAATTTTTAAAAAGCATCTTCCACTTGAGCAGATTCAAATAAATGGAATTAGACATATTGAAAAGCAGGATATGGATATAGCAAAAAAAGCAGGATGCGACATAAAACTAATAGCTAGGTCTACTTATGAGGACAATAATTATAAGGCTGCTGTAGAGCCAGTTATTTTAAAACAAAACTCCATTTTTGCCCAAGTGTCTGATGCCTATAATATTGGTATGGCAAAAGGAGATAACCTAAGCGAAGTGAGCTTTTATGGAGAAGGAGCTGGAAGATATGCAACTGCAAATGCAGTAGTGAGCGATCTTTTAGATATATATAACCTTGAGGCTATTGAACACCTAGCAGTTGATTTTTCTAGCACAAAAGTAAATCCAATTTTAGCAGATTATTACGTGAGGTTAAATGATACAAATAAAATAGAAGAATTAAAAGCAAAGCTTTCAGCTTATAATTTAATAAATTTACACAAAGGAGCTTTTATTGCTGAGAAAATTACTTCATCAGAGATTAAAAATTATGCTGATGAAATAAATGTAGCTAATCAAAACTATTTTATTGCTAGACTTGATGATGCTTTAATTCCAAGCGAGCTTCTATAA
- the fabZ gene encoding 3-hydroxyacyl-ACP dehydratase FabZ, whose translation MLDSNQIQEIIPHRYPFLLVDKILELESGKKAVGLKAVTASEYYFQGHFPQEHVMPGVLIIEALAQTGAVCILSVEANKGKTAYFAGINKARFKTKVKPGDVLTLEVEIIKSKASIGIGSAIAKIGDKVAVEAELMFAIG comes from the coding sequence ATGTTAGATAGCAATCAAATACAAGAAATTATCCCACATAGATATCCATTTTTATTAGTGGATAAGATATTAGAACTCGAATCTGGCAAAAAGGCAGTGGGACTAAAAGCAGTTACGGCTTCAGAATATTATTTTCAAGGCCATTTTCCGCAGGAACATGTAATGCCTGGAGTGCTTATAATTGAAGCACTGGCTCAAACGGGAGCTGTATGTATTTTAAGCGTAGAGGCAAATAAAGGCAAGACAGCTTATTTTGCAGGAATAAATAAGGCTAGATTTAAGACAAAAGTAAAACCTGGAGATGTTCTTACTCTTGAGGTTGAGATTATAAAATCAAAGGCTTCTATAGGAATAGGAAGCGCTATAGCTAAAATAGGAGACAAGGTTGCAGTAGAAGCCGAGCTGATGTTTGCTATCGGCTAA
- the fabF gene encoding beta-ketoacyl-ACP synthase II, with amino-acid sequence MQKRVVITGMGTINPVGNNLNDYWNALLEGKCGIDIIKAFDPSDFKAKTAGEVKDFNPSELIGRKEAKRLDRFSQFAIVAAKEALAHSKLDMDKIDKNRAGAVIGSGIGGLATIEAEQTKLLNSGPDRVSPLFIPMAISNMAAGNVAITIGLKGICTSVVTACASATNAIGEAFKLIQSGNQDIVFAGGAEASITPLAIAGFASMTALSTSTDPKRASIPFDKDRDGFVMGEGAGVLVLESLEHAQERGADIYGEIVGYGCSSDAYHITSPEPSGEGGARAMSNALEDANVKPEEVIYINAHGTSTPYNDKIETAAIKRVFGEHSKDMVINSTKSMTGHLLGAAGAVEAIASIMSLKEGVVHPTVGLVTPDEECDLDYVKGEKRVVDVKYAISNSLGFGGHNASLLFKKWEGK; translated from the coding sequence ATGCAAAAAAGAGTTGTAATTACAGGTATGGGGACAATAAATCCAGTTGGCAACAATCTAAATGATTATTGGAATGCTCTATTAGAAGGAAAATGTGGAATTGATATAATAAAAGCCTTTGATCCATCTGATTTCAAAGCTAAAACAGCTGGTGAAGTTAAAGACTTTAATCCATCAGAGCTTATAGGAAGAAAAGAAGCAAAGCGTTTAGATAGATTTTCGCAGTTTGCAATCGTAGCGGCTAAAGAAGCACTGGCTCATAGCAAACTGGATATGGATAAGATAGATAAAAATAGAGCAGGGGCAGTTATTGGAAGTGGAATAGGTGGCCTAGCTACTATTGAAGCGGAGCAAACAAAATTATTAAATAGTGGACCAGATAGAGTATCGCCTCTTTTTATTCCTATGGCTATTTCTAACATGGCAGCTGGAAATGTTGCAATTACGATAGGTCTAAAAGGAATTTGTACTTCTGTTGTAACAGCCTGTGCTTCAGCTACTAATGCTATTGGCGAAGCATTTAAGCTGATTCAATCAGGAAATCAGGATATAGTATTTGCAGGTGGAGCTGAAGCTTCAATTACACCTCTTGCTATAGCAGGATTTGCATCTATGACAGCTTTAAGTACATCTACTGACCCTAAAAGAGCATCTATTCCTTTTGATAAGGACAGAGATGGATTTGTAATGGGTGAAGGAGCTGGAGTACTAGTGCTTGAATCTTTAGAGCATGCTCAGGAAAGAGGAGCTGACATCTATGGAGAAATCGTAGGTTATGGCTGTTCTAGTGACGCTTATCATATTACATCACCAGAACCATCAGGAGAAGGTGGAGCTAGAGCTATGAGTAACGCATTAGAAGATGCTAATGTTAAGCCGGAAGAAGTAATCTACATAAACGCTCATGGAACAAGCACTCCTTACAATGATAAAATAGAAACAGCAGCTATAAAGCGTGTATTTGGTGAGCATAGCAAGGATATGGTTATTAACTCTACTAAGTCAATGACTGGTCATTTGCTTGGAGCAGCAGGAGCTGTAGAGGCTATAGCTAGTATAATGTCCCTTAAGGAAGGCGTAGTTCATCCTACTGTAGGACTTGTTACTCCAGATGAAGAATGTGATTTAGATTATGTAAAAGGAGAAAAAAGAGTAGTTGACGTAAAATATGCTATTTCTAACTCTCTAGGCTTTGGAGGCCATAACGCCAGCCTTCTTTTCAAAAAATGGGAGGGTAAATAA
- the fabG gene encoding 3-oxoacyl-[acyl-carrier-protein] reductase, whose product MAKTAVITGATKGLGKQIALELAKDGFEIVINYRTENDSLAQMVEEINKTTKAYTFKADISNFDEAKALIDFATSETGKIDLLVNNAGITNDKLLVRMSEEDFSKVIDINLKGTFNCIRHASRLMMKQKFGRIVNISSVIGLIGNVGQANYAASKAGVIGLTKSAAREMAPYSVTVNAIAPGFIKSDMTDKLTDEIKDNIKSSIPMRKIGEPKDVANLVKFLANDETGYITGQVINVDGGMVMY is encoded by the coding sequence ATGGCAAAAACAGCAGTGATAACTGGAGCGACCAAGGGATTGGGTAAGCAAATAGCTTTGGAGCTAGCTAAGGACGGATTTGAAATAGTAATAAACTATAGAACAGAAAACGACAGCCTAGCTCAAATGGTAGAAGAAATAAACAAAACAACTAAAGCATATACTTTTAAAGCAGATATAAGCAATTTTGATGAAGCAAAAGCTCTAATAGATTTTGCAACTTCTGAGACTGGAAAAATTGATTTATTAGTAAATAATGCAGGAATCACAAATGACAAGCTACTGGTTAGAATGTCAGAAGAAGATTTTAGCAAGGTTATAGATATCAATTTAAAAGGAACATTTAATTGCATCAGACATGCAAGCAGATTAATGATGAAGCAAAAATTTGGAAGAATAGTAAATATTTCTTCTGTAATAGGTCTAATTGGAAATGTAGGACAAGCAAACTATGCAGCATCAAAGGCTGGAGTTATTGGACTAACAAAGTCAGCAGCTAGGGAAATGGCTCCTTACTCAGTTACAGTAAATGCTATAGCTCCTGGATTTATAAAATCCGATATGACAGATAAGCTTACAGATGAAATAAAAGATAACATTAAATCATCGATACCTATGAGAAAAATAGGCGAACCTAAAGATGTAGCAAATCTAGTGAAATTTTTAGCAAATGATGAAACAGGATATATTACAGGACAGGTAATCAATGTAGATGGCGGAATGGTTATGTATTAA
- the fabD gene encoding ACP S-malonyltransferase, whose protein sequence is MNKIAFVFAGQGAQYTGMGKDFFDNFESSRNIFKLADEALGFGLSEICFSGSEEELSMTEITQPAILTVTSAILEAVKEKIDFPDMVAGLSLGEYSAHVCANSLDFKDAVKLVQKRGKYMQEAVPPGVGTMAAIMGLTKEQTIEVCKEAASFGIVEPSNFNCPGQTVIGGEIEAVEKACEIAKAHGAKRAMRLKVSAPFHTSMLESAAFQLSGELENINIRPMEIPVVTNVDASIINHESQIKDILVRQVMSSVHWEDSIKMMIDNGIDTFVEIGPGKTLSGFIKKINKDVNTFNIENMISFEETINRLEELGYGKNSSDNWSDQGIG, encoded by the coding sequence ATGAATAAGATAGCATTTGTATTTGCTGGCCAAGGTGCTCAGTATACAGGTATGGGTAAGGATTTCTTCGATAACTTTGAATCCTCAAGAAATATATTTAAACTAGCAGATGAAGCACTGGGCTTTGGTTTAAGCGAGATATGCTTTAGCGGATCAGAAGAGGAACTTTCTATGACGGAAATTACTCAACCAGCTATCCTAACAGTTACCTCAGCTATACTAGAAGCGGTGAAAGAAAAAATAGATTTTCCTGATATGGTAGCAGGACTTAGTTTAGGTGAGTATAGCGCTCATGTCTGTGCAAATAGCTTAGATTTTAAAGATGCAGTTAAGCTAGTTCAAAAAAGAGGAAAGTATATGCAAGAGGCAGTGCCTCCTGGAGTAGGAACTATGGCTGCGATAATGGGACTTACTAAAGAGCAGACTATAGAGGTATGCAAAGAGGCAGCTTCGTTTGGAATCGTGGAGCCTAGTAACTTTAATTGCCCTGGACAAACTGTAATTGGTGGAGAAATTGAAGCAGTTGAAAAAGCCTGTGAGATTGCTAAAGCCCATGGAGCAAAGAGAGCGATGAGACTGAAGGTAAGTGCACCTTTTCACACGTCTATGCTTGAAAGTGCAGCTTTTCAGCTTTCAGGAGAGCTTGAAAATATAAATATCAGACCTATGGAGATTCCTGTAGTTACAAATGTGGATGCTAGCATTATAAACCATGAAAGTCAAATCAAGGATATTCTCGTAAGGCAAGTAATGAGCTCAGTACACTGGGAAGACTCAATAAAAATGATGATTGATAATGGAATTGACACCTTTGTAGAAATAGGACCAGGCAAAACCTTAAGTGGGTTTATTAAGAAAATAAACAAGGATGTAAATACTTTTAATATTGAAAATATGATTTCCTTTGAGGAAACTATAAATAGATTGGAGGAACTTGGCTATGGCAAAAACAGCAGTGATAACTGGAGCGACCAAGGGATTGGGTAA
- the fabK gene encoding enoyl-[acyl-carrier-protein] reductase FabK has translation MIKTEICELLGIQYPIIQGGMAWISDWSLCSAVSEAGGLGVIAAGNAPKDWVVDQIRKVKEATDKPFAVNVMLLSPFVEEIAQAVCEEGVKVVITGAGNPGKYVEMWKKAGITIIPVVPSVALAKRMERIGVDALVAEGGEAGGHVGEINTMALMPQVVDAVSIPVIAAGGIADGRGALAAFMLGASALQIGTRFLVAKECNVHENYKMRILDSKDTDTEVTGRSTGHPVRVLKNKLTRKFKTLEKENVDPAVLEELGAGALYKAAIEGDMEQGSIMAGQVAGLIKKEQTAKEIILEIMDESKELYGKTGKKLGLL, from the coding sequence ATGATAAAAACTGAGATTTGTGAATTGCTTGGTATACAGTATCCGATAATTCAAGGTGGAATGGCTTGGATTTCAGATTGGAGTTTATGCTCTGCTGTATCAGAAGCTGGAGGTTTAGGCGTTATTGCAGCTGGAAATGCTCCTAAGGATTGGGTAGTAGATCAAATTAGAAAAGTAAAGGAAGCAACAGATAAACCTTTTGCAGTAAATGTAATGCTACTTAGTCCATTTGTAGAAGAAATTGCTCAGGCAGTTTGTGAAGAAGGAGTAAAAGTAGTAATTACAGGTGCAGGAAATCCTGGCAAATATGTAGAGATGTGGAAAAAAGCAGGGATAACTATAATCCCAGTTGTTCCATCAGTTGCACTTGCAAAAAGAATGGAAAGAATAGGGGTAGATGCCCTTGTAGCTGAAGGTGGAGAAGCTGGAGGACACGTAGGTGAAATTAATACAATGGCTCTTATGCCACAGGTGGTTGATGCAGTAAGTATACCTGTAATAGCAGCAGGGGGAATAGCTGATGGCAGAGGTGCGTTAGCAGCATTTATGCTAGGAGCTTCAGCCCTTCAAATAGGGACAAGATTCTTAGTTGCAAAAGAATGCAATGTTCATGAAAATTATAAAATGAGAATTTTGGATTCAAAGGATACTGATACGGAAGTTACTGGAAGAAGTACAGGACATCCAGTTAGAGTGCTGAAAAACAAACTTACAAGAAAGTTTAAAACATTAGAAAAAGAAAATGTGGATCCTGCTGTTTTAGAAGAATTAGGAGCAGGAGCTTTATATAAAGCGGCTATAGAGGGAGATATGGAGCAAGGCTCTATTATGGCTGGGCAGGTAGCTGGACTTATTAAGAAAGAGCAAACTGCAAAAGAAATTATTCTAGAGATTATGGATGAATCAAAAGAGCTATACGGTAAAACCGGAAAGAAATTAGGACTTTTATAG
- the acpP gene encoding acyl carrier protein — MTFEKVKEILSKQLEVSVDEIQLANSLQEDLGADSLDVVEIVMALEDEFSIEIADEETAKIKTVDDIVKYIDSQK, encoded by the coding sequence ATGACATTTGAAAAAGTAAAGGAAATTTTATCAAAACAATTAGAGGTATCTGTAGACGAAATTCAGCTTGCTAACTCACTTCAAGAAGATCTTGGAGCAGATTCACTAGATGTAGTAGAAATAGTAATGGCTTTAGAAGACGAGTTTTCAATTGAAATTGCTGATGAAGAAACAGCTAAAATCAAAACTGTTGATGACATTGTAAAATACATCGACTCACAAAAATAG
- a CDS encoding beta-ketoacyl-ACP synthase III: MSYTSIIGTGSYIPENIIDNNYISQFVDTSDEWITERTGIKARRLSKGEDTSQLAIKAAQRAIEMAKINPEDIGLVILGTITPDTFTPSVACIVQSAIGAVNATSFDISAACSGFVYGLQIADKFLQGSNMKYALVIGSEVLSKALDWEDRNTCVIFADGAGAAILAKNEEYGIKASFSGSSGDVKGNLVLPALQVNNLIAKSENKNSVISMNGREIFKFAVQIMPKCINAVLEEANMSLEDIDYIVPHQANYRITESVAQKMNIPIEKFYMNLDEYGNTSSATIPLALDEMNRKGMLKKGQKIILVGFGGGLTWGSVLINWQG; the protein is encoded by the coding sequence ATGAGCTATACTTCCATTATAGGAACAGGAAGCTATATTCCTGAAAATATAATTGACAATAATTATATAAGCCAGTTTGTAGATACAAGTGATGAGTGGATAACTGAAAGGACTGGTATAAAAGCCAGAAGACTTTCAAAAGGAGAAGATACTTCTCAGCTAGCAATAAAAGCAGCTCAAAGAGCTATAGAGATGGCAAAAATTAATCCAGAAGATATAGGACTTGTAATACTTGGAACTATTACACCAGACACTTTTACTCCATCAGTAGCTTGCATAGTTCAATCAGCTATAGGTGCAGTTAACGCAACTAGCTTTGATATATCAGCGGCTTGTAGTGGTTTTGTTTATGGTCTTCAAATAGCAGATAAATTCTTGCAAGGAAGCAATATGAAATATGCTTTAGTAATAGGCTCAGAAGTTCTTTCAAAAGCTCTAGACTGGGAAGACAGAAACACCTGCGTTATATTTGCAGATGGAGCAGGGGCGGCTATATTAGCTAAAAACGAAGAATATGGAATTAAAGCTAGTTTTTCAGGAAGCAGTGGAGATGTAAAAGGCAATCTAGTACTGCCTGCACTTCAAGTAAACAACCTAATAGCTAAGTCAGAAAATAAAAACAGCGTTATTAGCATGAATGGCAGAGAGATATTTAAGTTTGCAGTTCAAATTATGCCAAAATGTATAAATGCAGTACTTGAAGAAGCAAATATGAGTCTTGAAGATATAGATTATATAGTACCACATCAAGCGAATTACAGAATCACAGAATCTGTAGCGCAAAAAATGAATATACCGATAGAGAAGTTTTATATGAACCTAGATGAATATGGAAATACTTCCTCAGCAACTATTCCTCTCGCTCTAGATGAGATGAACAGAAAAGGAATGCTGAAAAAAGGACAGAAAATAATATTAGTTGGTTTTGGTGGCGGCCTCACTTGGGGAAGCGTACTGATAAATTGGCAAGGTTAA
- a CDS encoding MarR family winged helix-turn-helix transcriptional regulator, whose product MSNPMKLINDILVDLFKNILDIEEQALKDRGIIDLSMNEMHTLEAIGYEDVKTMSETAEILKITLGTLTTSVNRLVKKGYVQRLQDEKDRRIVLIKLTDKGQEAYKIHEDFHMEMVAKMLIDLNLEEDKALLGSLEKLKEFFQSNYMNSSD is encoded by the coding sequence ATGTCAAACCCAATGAAATTAATTAATGATATACTGGTAGATTTGTTCAAGAATATCTTAGATATAGAAGAACAAGCTCTAAAGGATAGAGGAATAATAGACTTATCTATGAATGAAATGCATACTCTTGAAGCCATAGGCTATGAAGATGTTAAGACTATGTCTGAAACAGCTGAAATCTTGAAGATTACGCTTGGAACTCTTACAACATCAGTAAATAGATTAGTAAAAAAAGGTTATGTACAAAGACTGCAAGATGAGAAAGATAGAAGAATAGTGCTAATTAAACTCACGGATAAAGGTCAAGAAGCTTACAAAATCCATGAAGATTTTCATATGGAAATGGTAGCAAAAATGCTTATCGATTTGAATTTGGAAGAAGATAAAGCACTTCTTGGTTCCTTAGAAAAATTAAAAGAGTTTTTTCAAAGTAATTATATGAACAGTTCTGATTAG
- a CDS encoding acetyl-CoA carboxylase carboxyltransferase subunit alpha — translation MKSAMDRVNLARHKKRPTTLDYIKHIFDDFIELHGDRCFKDDPAIVGGIASLNGKSVTVIGHQKGRDTKENIYRNFGMPSPEGYRKALRLMKQAEKFGRSIVTFIDTPGAYCGLGAEERGQGEAIATCLIEMAGLKVPTISIVIGEGGSGGALALGVTDEIWMLENAIYSVLSPEGFASILWKDSSRSSEAASMMKLTAEDLKQFGIVDKIIKEPGKGAHDNPSKTAELIRSKLLMGLSKIEGIQRDTLLEKRLNKYRNIGEFSI, via the coding sequence ATGAAATCAGCAATGGATAGAGTTAATCTAGCTAGGCATAAAAAAAGGCCTACTACCTTAGATTACATAAAGCATATATTTGACGATTTTATAGAACTACATGGAGATAGATGCTTTAAGGACGATCCAGCAATAGTTGGGGGAATAGCTTCTCTAAATGGCAAAAGTGTAACAGTAATAGGTCATCAAAAAGGTAGGGATACAAAAGAAAATATTTATAGGAATTTTGGTATGCCAAGTCCTGAAGGATATAGAAAAGCTCTTAGACTCATGAAGCAAGCAGAAAAATTTGGTAGAAGCATCGTAACCTTTATAGATACTCCTGGAGCCTACTGTGGACTAGGAGCAGAAGAAAGAGGCCAAGGTGAAGCTATTGCAACTTGCTTGATAGAAATGGCTGGGCTAAAGGTTCCTACTATATCTATAGTTATAGGTGAAGGTGGAAGCGGAGGAGCTCTTGCCCTTGGAGTTACAGATGAAATTTGGATGTTAGAAAATGCTATATACTCAGTCTTATCGCCAGAAGGGTTTGCAAGTATTCTTTGGAAGGATTCTTCTAGAAGCAGTGAAGCGGCTTCAATGATGAAGCTGACAGCAGAAGACTTAAAGCAGTTTGGAATTGTAGATAAAATAATCAAAGAGCCTGGAAAAGGAGCTCATGATAATCCTTCAAAAACTGCAGAGCTTATTAGGTCAAAATTGTTAATGGGGCTTTCTAAAATTGAAGGTATTCAAAGAGATACTTTATTAGAGAAAAGACTTAATAAGTATAGAAATATCGGAGAATTTTCAATATAG
- the accD gene encoding acetyl-CoA carboxylase, carboxyltransferase subunit beta: MFEQLFKKTQYAKLKKDAVMNIPEGMWIKCGSCKSNIYANDLEETKQVCPSCGYHMPLSAWDRIELITDNESFIELDENIQSLNPIDFPDYERKTKTSTLKTGLKEAVITGIAKINTEDVVLAVMDSRYMMGSMGSAVGEKITRAVEKSIELRYPLVIFCASGGARMQESIFSLMQMAKTSAALGRHKEEGLLYITVLTHPTTGGVTASFAMLGDIILAEPKALIGFAGPRVIEQTIRQRLPEGFQSAEFLKEKGFVDKIVERKDLKTVLSKLIFFHKERKEA, encoded by the coding sequence ATTTTTGAACAACTCTTTAAAAAAACACAATATGCAAAGTTAAAAAAAGATGCAGTTATGAATATTCCAGAAGGAATGTGGATAAAATGCGGTTCATGTAAATCCAATATATATGCCAATGATTTAGAAGAGACAAAGCAGGTATGTCCATCATGTGGATACCATATGCCGCTTAGTGCTTGGGACAGAATTGAGCTTATAACGGATAATGAGAGCTTCATAGAGTTAGATGAGAATATTCAAAGCTTAAATCCAATAGATTTTCCGGATTATGAAAGAAAGACCAAGACATCAACTCTAAAAACTGGATTAAAGGAAGCTGTGATAACTGGCATAGCAAAGATTAACACTGAAGATGTGGTTTTAGCTGTTATGGATTCAAGATATATGATGGGAAGCATGGGAAGTGCTGTAGGAGAGAAAATAACTAGAGCAGTTGAAAAATCTATTGAGCTAAGATATCCACTAGTTATATTTTGTGCCTCAGGTGGAGCAAGAATGCAAGAGAGTATTTTTTCACTTATGCAAATGGCTAAAACAAGTGCAGCTCTTGGCAGACATAAAGAAGAAGGACTACTATATATAACTGTACTTACTCATCCGACAACTGGAGGAGTAACAGCGAGCTTTGCAATGCTAGGAGATATTATTTTAGCAGAGCCTAAAGCGCTTATTGGATTTGCAGGTCCTAGAGTTATAGAACAGACTATCAGGCAAAGACTTCCAGAAGGATTTCAAAGTGCAGAATTCTTAAAAGAAAAAGGCTTTGTAGATAAAATAGTAGAAAGAAAAGATCTTAAAACTGTACTTTCGAAACTGATCTTCTTTCATAAAGAAAGGAAAGAGGCTTAA